In the Shewanella sp. OMA3-2 genome, one interval contains:
- a CDS encoding LamG domain-containing protein produces MKHLLMKTSIIFSFLLMLTACGGGDVETNPPKTQDPQSDVYTGPAAATEDIQKYKVSLWDNISTQDKCGACHTEGKQAPYFASRNNVNDAYAATHPLVDLSEPQKSRLADKVAGGHNCWLASDAACGETMTQWIKLWADDRVSTANTIELTAPVIREPGTSKSFPDDSSLFSQHVYPIVNQYCSQCHDQSAPLAQSPFFASNDVAQAYEAAKRVINLDEPAQSRLVVRLGSEFHNCWDNCQANSIEMRDAITALSDAIPLDVISADMVVSKSLRLTDGITASSGGRFETGVIALYQFKTGEGNIAYDTSGISPAANLSLSGDIEWLGSWGLSFNNGKAQASTTNSKKLHDLMTATGEFSIEAWVTPSNVVQQGPARIVTYSAGDNERNFTLGQTQYNYDFMLRTESSSANGEPALSTPDAAEVLQATLQHVVMTYKANEGRKIYVNGRLINVIDEDIAPLANWDDSFALILGREASNQHVWQGDIRLLALYNRVLEPAQVLQNYDVGVGEKFFLLFAISHLIDLPNTYVMFEVSQFDNYSYLFSGASLVNIDGVPVGDGFPLKGLRLGINGKESPNGQAYMNLDLTIEAGQEIAEPFSISSLGTLVALEKGASQDEFFLTFEKLGEHENVVIPGVIIFPEEVPATTQSAQIGMRNFAEINHTMSVLTGVDPKSSKVFNTYQLVKRQLPSIENIETFISAQQMGITQMAIAYCDTAITDNVIRSAWFPNVDFSSPPSVALSSAERSKLLSPLITQLMPLNLANQPNTVGVYNELDNLVSNLSVCATNCDAERTQTIAKASCTAVLASAVMLVQ; encoded by the coding sequence GTGAAGCACTTATTAATGAAAACCTCGATTATTTTCTCATTTTTACTGATGCTAACAGCTTGTGGCGGTGGCGATGTAGAAACCAATCCCCCTAAAACTCAAGACCCTCAATCGGATGTCTATACAGGTCCTGCGGCCGCCACTGAAGATATTCAAAAATACAAAGTCTCACTTTGGGACAATATTTCAACCCAGGATAAGTGTGGTGCTTGTCATACGGAAGGTAAACAAGCGCCTTACTTTGCCAGCCGTAATAATGTTAATGACGCCTATGCGGCAACTCATCCTCTGGTTGATTTATCTGAACCTCAAAAGTCGCGCTTAGCAGACAAAGTAGCTGGCGGGCATAATTGCTGGTTAGCCAGTGATGCCGCTTGTGGTGAAACCATGACTCAGTGGATTAAGTTGTGGGCGGACGATCGGGTGAGTACGGCAAATACCATTGAACTTACCGCGCCAGTTATTCGTGAACCTGGTACAAGTAAAAGCTTTCCAGATGACAGCAGTTTATTTAGCCAACATGTTTACCCAATTGTTAACCAGTATTGTTCGCAGTGCCATGATCAAAGTGCTCCGCTAGCTCAATCGCCGTTTTTTGCCAGTAATGATGTTGCCCAAGCTTATGAAGCGGCCAAACGTGTTATCAACTTAGATGAGCCCGCTCAGTCACGTTTAGTGGTGCGTTTAGGCAGTGAGTTCCATAATTGTTGGGACAATTGTCAGGCAAACAGTATTGAAATGCGTGATGCCATTACCGCACTAAGTGATGCAATTCCGCTTGATGTTATTTCAGCGGATATGGTGGTGTCCAAATCGCTGCGGTTAACTGACGGTATTACCGCATCAAGTGGTGGCCGTTTTGAGACTGGCGTGATTGCTTTATACCAGTTTAAAACCGGTGAGGGCAACATTGCCTATGACACATCAGGAATTTCACCCGCGGCTAATCTTAGTTTAAGCGGTGATATTGAGTGGCTTGGTAGCTGGGGTTTATCGTTTAACAATGGTAAAGCACAGGCCAGTACAACGAATAGTAAAAAATTGCATGACTTGATGACAGCAACAGGTGAGTTTTCAATTGAAGCCTGGGTGACTCCCAGTAATGTGGTTCAACAAGGGCCTGCGCGTATTGTGACCTATTCTGCAGGTGATAATGAGCGCAACTTTACCTTAGGCCAAACTCAGTATAATTATGATTTTATGCTGCGCACTGAAAGTTCAAGTGCTAATGGAGAACCTGCATTAAGTACTCCTGATGCGGCCGAAGTATTGCAAGCTACATTGCAACATGTGGTGATGACTTATAAGGCTAATGAAGGGCGTAAAATTTACGTCAATGGTCGCTTAATCAATGTTATTGACGAAGATATTGCCCCGTTAGCCAATTGGGATGACAGCTTTGCATTAATTTTAGGTCGTGAAGCGTCAAATCAGCATGTATGGCAAGGGGATATTCGCCTACTGGCACTTTATAACCGCGTACTAGAACCTGCACAGGTGCTGCAAAATTATGATGTTGGTGTCGGTGAAAAGTTCTTTTTACTTTTTGCGATCAGTCATCTAATCGATTTGCCTAATACCTATGTGATGTTTGAGGTCAGTCAATTTGACAATTACAGTTACCTATTTAGCGGTGCATCGCTTGTTAATATTGATGGTGTACCAGTCGGTGATGGATTTCCGCTTAAGGGGCTCCGCCTGGGTATTAACGGTAAAGAAAGCCCTAATGGTCAGGCTTATATGAATCTGGATTTGACGATTGAAGCAGGCCAAGAAATCGCTGAGCCGTTTTCTATATCCTCTTTGGGTACTCTTGTTGCGCTTGAAAAAGGCGCCAGTCAGGATGAGTTTTTCCTTACTTTTGAGAAACTGGGTGAGCATGAAAATGTGGTTATTCCTGGGGTGATAATATTTCCCGAAGAAGTACCCGCAACCACTCAGTCTGCTCAAATAGGTATGCGTAACTTCGCTGAAATTAATCACACCATGAGTGTGCTTACGGGGGTCGATCCTAAGTCATCTAAGGTGTTCAATACCTATCAGTTGGTGAAACGCCAATTGCCGAGTATTGAAAACATTGAAACCTTTATTTCAGCGCAACAAATGGGCATCACTCAAATGGCCATTGCCTACTGTGATACCGCTATAACAGACAACGTAATACGCAGTGCCTGGTTCCCTAATGTGGACTTTAGTTCTCCGCCTAGTGTGGCATTAAGTTCTGCTGAGCGAAGCAAGTTACTGAGCCCTTTGATAACACAATTAATGCCCCTTAACCTGGCTAATCAGCCAAATACAGTGGGGGTGTATAACGAACTTGATAACCTAGTGAGCAACTTGTCAGTGTGCGCAACAAACTGTGATGCAGAGCGAACTCAAACTATTGCTAAAGCCAGTTGTACCGCAGTGTTAGCAAGTGCCGTTATGCTGGTGCAGTAG
- a CDS encoding outer membrane beta-barrel protein has translation MFKLMFKHFKNTLCLLALVCLSPAALAETSPEATLRIEVPFIELHSGPSAGYPVVSIVEKNELVTLLIKRTTWIKVKNKRGIEGWFHEDALLSLSKDGQAITQNQISQQDVIHRDIEAGVMYGDLEGANFYNIYGGYAFTPVFSVELSAGKALGSISDSDIFEIMLMSQPLPDLIVIPYLGVGAGLISTKPHSVIADSEDRESTLMSGAVGIKYHIARNFLVRAEYKLSLALTDRDENEEIQTWKIGFSVFF, from the coding sequence ATGTTTAAGTTAATGTTTAAACACTTTAAAAATACACTCTGCTTATTGGCACTCGTTTGTTTAAGCCCTGCTGCGTTAGCTGAAACATCACCCGAAGCCACCTTGCGTATTGAGGTGCCTTTTATTGAGTTACATTCAGGCCCAAGCGCAGGCTATCCTGTAGTGTCAATTGTCGAAAAAAATGAACTGGTCACCTTATTGATAAAACGCACTACCTGGATAAAAGTTAAAAACAAACGCGGTATTGAAGGCTGGTTCCATGAAGATGCCTTACTCAGTTTGTCTAAAGATGGCCAAGCTATTACTCAAAACCAGATCAGCCAGCAAGATGTGATACACCGTGATATTGAAGCCGGCGTTATGTACGGTGATTTAGAAGGTGCTAACTTTTATAATATCTATGGCGGCTATGCCTTTACTCCTGTTTTCAGTGTCGAACTATCGGCAGGTAAAGCATTGGGGAGTATTTCAGACAGCGACATTTTTGAAATAATGTTAATGAGTCAGCCTTTACCCGACCTGATTGTTATTCCTTATCTTGGTGTAGGCGCAGGCCTTATTAGCACTAAACCCCACAGCGTTATTGCCGATTCAGAAGATCGTGAAAGTACATTGATGAGCGGCGCGGTTGGCATTAAATATCACATAGCACGTAACTTTTTAGTTCGGGCTGAATATAAACTCTCGTTAGCGTTAACAGATCGAGATGAAAATGAAGAGATCCAAACATGGAAAATAGGATTCAGCGTATTTTTTTAA
- a CDS encoding outer membrane beta-barrel domain-containing protein, protein MENRIQRIFLMPLFSVSALTLGILTISAPTFAAEAEVNSTVAVKANVERRDVVEDLLDTENFEVGIQGGIMSIEDFESSPWVSAHLGYHISEHFYVKANYAQAKAGETSFEKLANAAPLLTDAERELTYYGLNIGYTLLPGEIFFSKDRVFNSAFSFELGGGSTEFAGDEQFTVNLTANYRVFLTDWLAWDLSMSDYLFNTEVTGSSKTTHNLTFATGVAFYF, encoded by the coding sequence ATGGAAAATAGGATTCAGCGTATTTTTTTAATGCCGTTATTTAGCGTCAGCGCGCTGACCTTAGGCATATTAACCATAAGCGCCCCGACTTTTGCAGCAGAAGCGGAAGTTAACTCAACCGTTGCGGTTAAAGCCAATGTAGAACGTCGCGACGTAGTAGAGGATTTACTTGATACTGAAAACTTTGAAGTGGGTATTCAAGGCGGGATCATGTCAATTGAAGACTTTGAATCGAGTCCTTGGGTAAGTGCGCACCTGGGTTATCACATCAGTGAGCACTTTTATGTCAAAGCCAACTATGCTCAAGCTAAAGCCGGTGAAACCAGTTTTGAAAAGTTAGCTAACGCCGCACCATTATTGACCGATGCCGAGCGCGAGTTAACCTATTACGGTTTAAATATTGGCTATACCCTGCTGCCTGGAGAAATATTTTTTAGCAAAGATAGGGTATTTAACAGTGCTTTCTCATTCGAATTAGGTGGTGGTAGCACTGAATTTGCTGGTGATGAACAGTTCACGGTAAATTTAACCGCAAATTATCGGGTATTTCTAACCGACTGGTTAGCATGGGACTTAAGCATGAGCGATTACCTGTTTAATACCGAAGTGACCGGGTCGTCAAAAACAACCCATAACTTAACCTTTGCTACCGGTGTAGCATTTTATTTTTAA
- a CDS encoding TlpA family protein disulfide reductase, giving the protein MLLNKLGYKSLLAALALLMSINAQALTVGDIAPDFTLKNMQGNNLNLAEQRGEIIVINFWASWCGPCRKEMPVLQKLQDKYQDLGVQVWGINVEQENQAGKDFLADLDLSFSIFFDQTNALSKSYQVEAMPTTVIIDRDGIVRFMFRGYKDGYEKKYADAIKKLIRE; this is encoded by the coding sequence ATGTTGTTGAACAAACTGGGATATAAAAGCCTGCTTGCCGCGTTGGCACTATTAATGTCCATTAACGCCCAAGCCTTGACCGTAGGCGACATAGCTCCTGATTTTACCTTGAAGAATATGCAAGGCAACAACCTCAATTTAGCTGAGCAACGCGGTGAAATTATTGTAATTAACTTTTGGGCATCCTGGTGTGGACCGTGCCGTAAAGAAATGCCGGTGCTGCAAAAACTACAAGATAAGTATCAAGATTTAGGTGTGCAAGTTTGGGGCATAAATGTTGAGCAAGAAAACCAAGCAGGCAAAGACTTTTTAGCCGATTTAGATTTAAGCTTTTCTATCTTTTTTGATCAAACCAATGCTTTATCTAAAAGCTACCAAGTAGAAGCAATGCCCACCACCGTCATTATCGATCGCGACGGTATAGTACGTTTTATGTTTCGCGGCTATAAAGATGGTTATGAGAAAAAATACGCCGATGCGATTAAAAAGCTGATCAGAGAATAA
- a CDS encoding DUF4266 domain-containing protein, which yields MKIKYITGLPTANKPLSTLTVTIATLSLLSLSGCSSLNIEPWVKPYERQNLADPIMRLNRHPSASMHMAHVLEGRESSRGAEGTGGGGCGCN from the coding sequence ATGAAGATTAAATACATAACAGGCTTACCTACTGCGAATAAGCCTCTAAGCACGCTGACAGTGACTATAGCAACACTTAGCTTACTCAGTTTAAGTGGCTGTTCAAGTTTGAACATTGAGCCCTGGGTTAAACCCTATGAAAGGCAAAACCTGGCTGATCCCATTATGCGCTTAAACCGTCATCCCAGCGCAAGCATGCATATGGCACACGTACTAGAAGGACGCGAATCGTCCCGTGGCGCTGAAGGCACCGGAGGAGGGGGTTGTGGTTGTAACTAA
- a CDS encoding DUF3570 domain-containing protein: MVVTNRVNPFLRPGLFFLLSLGLLLSLVGLVSHAAIIDPDRVDVLYHSYEGGGMKIDGPSILLRKKASESVAVTAYYYLDSISSASVDVISTASPYTEERNEGQLGIEYLRDKTMMSFNIRQSDEDDYLAQSFSVNVSQDTFGDLTNLNMGLSFGDNEIRRNGDELFEEQSQQYRIRAGISQIITRNLTTSLNVEAIADSGYLNNPYRTVRYIDSSIPSGVGYQAEIYPETRNSFAAKLTASYFLPYRAALFAHYRHFTDSWEIQASDVELGYRHPIGDYLELELKVRYYQQTQAEFYSDLFPYRDAQNYMARDKELSDFNDITYGLGVTYFLPASLSFGETRSEATLQWDYIDFDYQNFRDPTAEGGVGNEPFYGFSANVIRAFVSVYF; this comes from the coding sequence GTGGTTGTAACTAATCGAGTAAATCCATTCTTACGCCCAGGCTTATTTTTCTTGCTCAGCCTAGGTCTATTACTGAGCCTAGTTGGCTTGGTATCACATGCCGCCATTATTGACCCTGATAGAGTCGATGTGCTTTATCACAGCTATGAAGGGGGTGGAATGAAAATTGACGGCCCTTCTATTTTACTGCGAAAAAAAGCCTCAGAATCTGTTGCCGTTACCGCCTATTATTATCTAGACAGTATTTCATCGGCCTCTGTTGATGTTATCAGTACCGCCAGCCCATACACAGAAGAACGCAACGAAGGTCAATTAGGCATTGAGTATCTTCGCGATAAAACCATGATGTCATTTAACATACGTCAAAGTGATGAGGATGATTATTTAGCTCAATCCTTTAGCGTTAATGTGTCGCAAGACACGTTTGGTGACTTAACCAATCTCAATATGGGCTTATCATTTGGCGATAATGAAATTCGACGTAACGGCGATGAACTATTTGAAGAACAAAGCCAGCAATATCGCATTCGTGCAGGCATTAGCCAAATCATTACCCGTAACCTCACCACCAGTTTAAATGTCGAAGCCATTGCCGATAGCGGTTATCTTAATAACCCTTATCGAACGGTGCGATATATAGACAGTAGTATTCCATCAGGGGTGGGCTACCAAGCAGAAATTTACCCTGAAACCCGTAACTCCTTTGCCGCAAAATTAACCGCCAGTTACTTTTTACCCTATCGCGCCGCATTGTTTGCCCATTATCGCCATTTTACCGACAGCTGGGAAATTCAAGCCAGTGATGTCGAGTTAGGTTATCGCCATCCCATTGGTGATTATCTCGAGCTGGAATTAAAAGTGCGCTACTACCAACAAACCCAAGCTGAATTTTATAGCGACTTATTCCCCTATCGCGATGCACAAAACTATATGGCGCGGGACAAAGAGCTCAGTGACTTTAACGACATAACTTACGGCTTAGGGGTAACCTATTTTTTACCCGCCTCACTATCCTTTGGTGAAACACGCTCAGAAGCGACATTACAATGGGATTATATTGATTTTGATTATCAAAACTTCAGAGATCCAACTGCTGAAGGCGGCGTAGGAAATGAGCCATTTTACGGTTTTTCAGCCAACGTAATACGCGCATTTGTCAGTGTCTATTTTTAA
- a CDS encoding AraC family transcriptional regulator, with product MTQAHFYHVALTRFFSVCLLVLGMTTHAIPVNAEEAPLATELENIKSQVLKLNRDLFILEEDLLFPASTQIAVFVSVDVGRFMTLDSVELKINDDNVSGTLYTERQRKALEQGGIQRVYLGNLKMGQHQLTAIFTGTDAEGRTVQRAVNHNFEKTDETVMIELKLEDNQSNYRAEIKVEQWVL from the coding sequence ATGACTCAAGCTCACTTTTATCACGTCGCGTTAACTCGTTTTTTTAGCGTATGCTTACTGGTTTTAGGAATGACTACACATGCCATACCAGTTAATGCTGAAGAAGCCCCCTTAGCCACAGAGCTTGAAAATATTAAAAGCCAAGTCCTTAAGCTCAATCGTGATTTATTTATTTTAGAGGAAGATTTACTGTTCCCAGCCAGCACCCAAATAGCCGTGTTTGTCTCTGTCGATGTTGGCCGTTTTATGACACTAGACAGTGTCGAACTGAAAATTAATGATGATAACGTCTCCGGCACCTTGTATACCGAGCGCCAACGTAAAGCCTTAGAGCAAGGTGGTATTCAGCGGGTGTATTTAGGCAATCTTAAAATGGGACAACATCAACTAACGGCCATATTTACCGGTACTGACGCTGAAGGACGAACCGTACAGCGCGCTGTTAACCATAACTTTGAAAAAACCGACGAAACTGTAATGATTGAGCTGAAGCTAGAAGATAACCAGTCCAACTATCGCGCCGAGATTAAAGTCGAACAATGGGTGTTGTAG